The sequence taatttagtttaaattttttttatttattttatcatattgaattaatatattttaaacattaaatgtttaacacaattaattatattatataataaaaataaaaatatttttacatattagtttatataaattaataaatataaaataaaaagattgtaCATATTAATGAGTTATCTCTAGACTTATAAATCTGAACTAGTTCGGGAGGTAATAAGTGGAATTGACTAATTTGATTGATATTAAAGAGTTTGAACAAATCTTTACCGAGCTCCAAATAGCTAACCGCACACTTATTCGTTTGCGGTCCTTCCTTGACCCGATACTAACGACACTAAAAcctagtatatttttttataaagtaaaataaaccGCCAAACTttacacaaaaagaaaatgagctTGAACTCCAGAGTTCAATCTTCCTGGACACTAATGTCTGGCCACTAGTATCCACCGCAAATTCCGCTTCTCTCATACCTTCTCTCCCACTTCCTCCTTCTCCGAAGCCTTTCTTCCTACCCCCCTTCGACATTGTTTCCTCCATCTCCTCCTTCTCAGACGTCTTTCGTCCTGCTCCTTCTCCGACGTCGTTTCCTCCTTCCCGATGGCTCCCCCATTTCCATTGTTGTTTGCACTACAGAACTAACCTCGCTGTTTATGAAGATATTGCCAAAGGTTTGCTATTGACTGAGAGTTTATCAATTTGcgatgttctttttttttttttttttttttttttatgggaTTCTCATCTGGCTATTTTCAATTTGGTTGGTTTCGTTCTGTTGTGATGTACTTTAGGTGTTGAATACATCTTTTCATGTGGTTTTATTAAGGTGGTTAGTGATAAGAGGATTCTTTTTATGAGATCAAGAATCAAGGGAAGGTTTATTTGATTACATGAtctggtttttttttttggattagTAATTGCGATTGTGTGATTTCTCATCAGTATATAGATCAATATGCATCTAGATCTctctatttttgttttgtgttttgCTACGATGTCGATAACGTCTTCCTACAaagaatttttcttgtttcaagTCAATAATTGTTGCGTTTTAAGCTAAATCCCAAATCCCAAATCTGTTACCACAAAAATGCAACCATATAAcgttttccttttctgttttttaaGAATGgtagtggtggtggtggagcGGTGCTGGTGACACGGCATGAAAGTAATTGGCTTTAATAgatattattaatcaatagtTTATTAAcacattatttcttcttagttttataaaaacaaCTGCCACATCAGCTGGACAGACTTGATGGCAGTTTAACTGTCTGTTAAAGGAGGGGCATAAATTATAAGCTTTTCATAGTTTAAGAGCTTACTTGCGTCTAAAAATAGGATAAGGGCAAATCTGCTGCTCGCAGCAAATGTTAAGAGCAAAAATTGCACCTTTTCcctataataaataaacccGAAACAACAATGTTTTgaactaaataataaacaatGGCGTTTGCTGCGGATTCTGTTTGTCTCTGAGAATCAGGAGATCTCACCCTGTGCTCATTTTGAAGCAAATGTCTGTTAATTAGTTCAATTTGCTATTTGAGTAagctcttttttttaaattaaaaaaaaaaattcttttaatatttttctttttctgcagCTACTAAAGGCATattataatctaaattttctaaaatgtagctgttttatttttttattttttgtttttaattgcttATAGAAGTCAGCGAAGCAAAGAATTATTTGATTCTGTAGTGTTGAAGTGTGTTCTTGCAGTTTATAAGCCTTTCTGTAACACAAAAACAGGTTTGTTTCTTAAACAATAGTCCTATTTTATATGACTTGGACTTCTAATTTTCAGAGTCATAATAGTGTGACTTAATTGACAATATCTGAtggcaatttagggttttcaatGCTGTTGTCCTGTTAGTTGAGTGAAGCATATAAACTGgcaattaattcatttttaacaaTCATGatgaaacatataaatttcaCTGCCATATTCTGACATGAGACTGAATTTGTGTGAAACAGTGGCTCATTCACTGGTGGGTTCTTCCGATTGTTTGTTTAGCAGCtttgtttattatttctttagaTACTAATGGGGCTTCTCAGCATCATTCGcaaaattaagagaaaagagaaggaaatGCGCATACTCATGGTGTATGTCTCTCTCGCTTCACATACCTAAATCCATATATAGATgcatgttatttaattgtatgTTGTGCAGGGGCCTTGACAATTCTGGGAAGACAACAATTGTTTTGAAGATAAATGGAGAAGACACTAGTGTCATCAGTCCTACACTTGGATTCAACATCAAAACTATCACATATCAAAAGTCAGGTTCTGCTTTTACATGTGTTTTGCACCTTATTTTCACAATCAGCTTAAAATTTTGTATCCTTGTTTAGTATAGTTCCAAGCTGCCATGTGGGCACAATCCTTTTAGGAGCACTTGATTGTTACGTAAGTTTCATATTGACTTTATTCGTAAATGAGTAGAAAGCTTCAGCTGAATCTGGTTTTTGACTTCTATAACACTCAGGTGAATgcaatttttacaaaaataatttgagaCAATTGTTGGCAATCGTCGAGAATTCCAGTATTCAGACATTGTTCCTATCTTGTCTTAGTTAAGGAACCTAATGGTAGACATAacaataatatcattttacaTTGATCCACTGAATTGTCAAATTTCTCAAGTTTGTTATTTTTCCTTGGGTTTTGGTGTTGTTTGTAGTGTCTTTTGGTTTTTGTAGATAGCATAGTATTAGATAAAGATCTGAAATTATAACTTGATTCCCActaataatgattaaatatagaatttggATATTTGTTATTTGGCAGGTATACCTTAAATATTTGGGATGTTGGGGGCCAGAGAACTATAAGATCATATTGGAGGAACTACTTTGAGCAAACTGATGGCTTGGTTTGGGTAGTTGATAGTTCAGATCTTAGAAGGTTAGATGATTGCAAAATGGAGCTTGATAATCTTTTGAAGGAAGAGGTACGTGCCTATTTAATGTTtctttaactaaataattgtttaaataaaaaactttcttacctatattttatgttatttaggGTTTTGACTGATTTGTTTGTCATGCTATTTTGGCTCTCccttctttttaaaaaaaaaaaatttaatctgtTGCTCCTTGAttgttgttcataatttttttccaaGTTCACATACTTATTTTGTCTAACAGAGGTTATCAGGAGCATCATTGCTAATTTTTGCAAATAAGCAAGACATAAAAGGCGCTCTTACACCAGAGGAAATCGCTAAAGTAATGCTTCTATCTAATAAAATCTTCTAATTTACTAGTATTGtggttttcttttatgcatttattttCCAATTCGACTTGAAACTTGTTCTGTTCAAATCGAATCAACTTGAAATTGATTGTTAATTCTCATCGTAGTACTTCTCTGCTGACTGTCTGCACATGTATTAGCACAAATGCTTTAGGTGAGAATTTTGGCATGGTCTTCTCATCATAAGAACCTTGCTTTCCCAATTACATTTTTTAAGCATGCATGCAGCAGTTGTCCTATGGTTCTCAAGCACATTTATAGTGAATCTTCCTCCTCTACTTTGATCACCTACCCTCCTATTTATGATGACCACAGGAGGGGAAAAAAAAGCGTACTTGGTACTGATTGTATAAGTCAGCAAGTTGTATGTTCCCTAATATGTTTAATTAACACTCTTATATAATCAAGTGATGACAAAGGACTGACAAAGATACATgaaatgattaaatattttgatttacttCTTTCAACCATGTTTCTAAGATGTTTAGAATATCTCGGTTGTCCATGAGCTCACCTTAAGTGCCTCTTCTACTGACTTTTGATTGGCCTTTTTGTGTAGCAAAAGTTAAAAGTGCCATCGCATCTTGACCTTATTAATGTGGTTGAGCTGCAATTCTTCATCCAAATAAACATTGAATGGGACTTTcttatttgttcatttctttcctttttccttttctttcttttaggcGCCTGCTGCTGTTTAATTGGTGATTTTCTACTATCGTTGCTCAATTTTGAAACTCTAAAATGTTTTTGGCTGCACATGTGCAGGTACTGAACCTGGAGAATATGGATAAAACTCGACATTGGAAAATCATGGGCTGTAGTGCATACACTGGGGAGGGGCTGCTTGAGGGATTTGATTGGTTGGTTCAGGACATTGCCTCTCGGATCTATATGCTTGACTAAATCATCTGCCATCATGGTGTAAGACAAAccttttcaaaattcattcaGTGATGtaaattggaaaattttggatgCGCCCGGTATGGAGCAGTTTATGAAATGTAACCAGGACAATAAGATCTAGCTTTTTGATCATGCAGTACATTTGTGATGTGAAACTAAGTGGCAAAAATACCACAGTTACCCACGAAATGgttaatcattttatttgcACTTTGTTTAAAAGATTATCATGTACAAGGGAAGTGGTTGTTTTGGTGGGGTACAGATGGTCTGCCCCCTCATCTTTCTCTTGAATTGTGCGGCAGTGTGTATCTACTTCCAGTTGCTAGCGATCCTTTTAAGGTTGCTAGAGGCTGTTTGTATTTGTTACTTTTCATATAATAGCTCTTAGCTTACAACTTTTCTACTTCATTATGAATTGAATGAATTTATATGTTCAAAACAGAGGAAAAATAGCAGTCATGAAAAGATAGAATTCAACAAGCCAGTACTATCATCTCATTGAACTGAGCTGTAAGTAGCACCACCAGCAGCAAATCTTCACGTAAAAAATACTCCAGCTTGATTAAGCAATGAAAGCAAATTTACTAACTCCTTATTGCTCAGTTTGGAAGGTCTATTACCTTCAAAACCATTAGCTTTTAGAACCTCAATAATCCTTTCCTTGTAGAAACTCACTTCCATCTCTGAACAAGAACAAAAATGGCCACCTTCGCCTTCTCCATCACTGTTCTCATTGTGATTatgatcatcatcatcatcatcattggCGTTAACTCTGCTTTTGCTATTACAGCTCGTCATATTATGCATTCTCAAAAGCTCCATAACCTTTTTCTTCTGCTTGAAGATTGCACccaatgttttatttttattgccaAAGCAGGTTCTGGTGAAAGCCCTCCATTCAACAAGATTCACACTGGGGATTTCAGTTTTCGGACGAATAATCACCACGGAAGAATCAACTTTCGGAGATGGAACAAAGTCCCGTTTGCTGACATCCATCACAAACTCCACATCTGCCACTAACTTCACATTCACAGCCAATCTATTGTACTCGGGATCACCAGGATTAGCTAACAACCGCCGAGCAAACTCTTTCTGAAGTAAAAGAGTAAGACTTCGAAACTTGTTCACTCCATACACCAGTTTAGTGACAAGAGGAGATGATATTCCATAAGGAATATTTGCCacaacaatattaaaattc comes from Ricinus communis isolate WT05 ecotype wild-type chromosome 5, ASM1957865v1, whole genome shotgun sequence and encodes:
- the LOC8279115 gene encoding ADP-ribosylation factor-like protein 2 isoform X2; the protein is MGLLSIIRKIKRKEKEMRILMVGLDNSGKTTIVLKINGEDTSVISPTLGFNIKTITYQKYTLNIWDVGGQRTIRSYWRNYFEQTDGLVWVVDSSDLRRLDDCKMELDNLLKEERLSGASLLIFANKQDIKGALTPEEIAKVLNLENMDKTRHWKIMGCSAYTGEGLLEGFDWLVQDIASRIYMLD
- the LOC8279115 gene encoding ADP-ribosylation factor-like protein 2 isoform X1; translated protein: MGLLSIIRKIKRKEKEMRILMVGLDNSGKTTIVLKINGEDTSVISPTLGFNIKTITYQKSEFGYLLFGRYTLNIWDVGGQRTIRSYWRNYFEQTDGLVWVVDSSDLRRLDDCKMELDNLLKEERLSGASLLIFANKQDIKGALTPEEIAKVLNLENMDKTRHWKIMGCSAYTGEGLLEGFDWLVQDIASRIYMLD
- the LOC8279115 gene encoding ADP-ribosylation factor-like protein 2 isoform X3, with the protein product MEKTLVSSVLHLDSTSKLSHIKKFGYLLFGRYTLNIWDVGGQRTIRSYWRNYFEQTDGLVWVVDSSDLRRLDDCKMELDNLLKEERLSGASLLIFANKQDIKGALTPEEIAKVLNLENMDKTRHWKIMGCSAYTGEGLLEGFDWLVQDIASRIYMLD
- the LOC8279117 gene encoding ribosomal RNA small subunit methyltransferase, mitochondrial — its product is MNHLVLKKQLLFEPKLILSVLIFYQNFNTKAIYSSYTSQKDNEDRCSQEKLHLYKSKGQHLLTNPRVLDTIVRRSAVEPTDTVLEIGPGTGNLTLRLLEVARKVVAVEIDKRMVEILRERASEQGLQDKLDIIHKDALKAEFPNFNIVVANIPYGISSPLVTKLVYGVNKFRSLTLLLQKEFARRLLANPGDPEYNRLAVNVKLVADVEFVMDVSKRDFVPSPKVDSSVVIIRPKTEIPSVNLVEWRAFTRTCFGNKNKTLGAIFKQKKKVMELLRMHNMTSCNSKSRVNANDDDDDDHNHNENSDGEGEGGHFCSCSEMEVSFYKERIIEVLKANGFEGNRPSKLSNKELVNLLSLLNQAGVFFT